The Nostoc sp. PCC 7524 nucleotide sequence TGGTTTATGTCGGATTATCCACCCTTTGCTCCTGCAATTTCAAGCTCAATGCGGTGAGCAAATTAAATTAGTGGGGATTAACGCCGATGAAAATTTTAAACTTTCCAACACTTATCGCCTAAAGTCACTGCCAACTTTAATTTTGATTGAAAATGGCATGATTCGGCATCGTTTAGAAGGTTTTCGAGGTAGAGATGACTTACGTCTAGCTTTAGAAGAAATTAAACTCAGTTATAGTCATCGTTCCCCAGCTTACAACAGCTCC carries:
- a CDS encoding thioredoxin family protein; amino-acid sequence: MVLSVSERTFTQEVLESPIPVLVNFEAPWCGLCRIIHPLLLQFQAQCGEQIKLVGINADENFKLSNTYRLKSLPTLILIENGMIRHRLEGFRGRDDLRLALEEIKLSYSHRSPAYNSSKTADLEYHLA